In Flavobacterium sp. CS20, a single window of DNA contains:
- a CDS encoding ABC-F family ATP-binding cassette domain-containing protein, which produces MNLISVEHIAKSYGTLRLFEDLSFGINHGQKIGLVAQNGSGKTSLLKILAQKDVPDRGEINFRNDIKIGFLSQEPDLNPNLNVEQSILASDNEMLKVISQYEKALQNPSDADAYQKAFEAMEAHQAWDFESQYQQVLSKLKLQDLQKPVKSLSGGQKKRLALAILLLDSPDLLILDEPTNHLDLDMIEWLEGYFTQAKMSFFMVTHDRYFLERVCNQIMELDQGELYTYKGNYSYYLEKREERLQQQETSTEKAKQLFKKELGWMRRQPKARTSKSKSRIDDFEDIKKRAQQRRKDHEIELEINMERLGTKIVEFHNVSKSFDNNTLFENFDYNFKRGERVGIIGKNGSGKSTFLNILTENLKPDTGKVVLGETLKFGYYRQGGLEVKPGKKLIEVIKDFGEYIPLAKGRKISASQLLERFLFDRKKQYDYVEKLSGGELKRLYLCTVLIQNPNFLILDEPTNDLDVVTINVLENFLMDFPGRLIVVSHDRYFMDKIVDHLFVFENGNIRDFPGNYSDYRQYEAQKPAEKLEPKPTTSKPQEKEKPENKLSYLEQKELKQLETQIKNLEKEKEKLQQAFLEDLSAEDIKENSIKLQEIETNIDKKTERWFELTD; this is translated from the coding sequence ATGAACCTCATTTCTGTTGAACACATCGCCAAATCTTATGGCACGCTAAGGCTTTTTGAAGATTTATCTTTTGGCATTAACCACGGTCAAAAAATTGGTTTAGTGGCTCAAAATGGTAGTGGAAAGACCAGTTTGCTCAAAATTTTAGCCCAAAAAGATGTACCCGATCGAGGCGAAATCAATTTTAGAAATGACATAAAAATCGGTTTCTTATCTCAAGAACCTGACCTCAACCCCAATCTAAATGTAGAACAAAGCATTTTAGCATCAGACAACGAAATGCTCAAGGTCATTAGTCAATACGAAAAAGCACTTCAAAATCCCAGTGATGCAGATGCCTATCAAAAGGCTTTTGAAGCTATGGAAGCTCATCAAGCTTGGGATTTTGAAAGCCAATACCAGCAAGTGCTTTCTAAATTAAAACTACAAGATTTACAAAAACCTGTAAAAAGCCTTTCTGGCGGACAGAAAAAGCGACTGGCTTTAGCTATTTTGTTATTAGATTCGCCTGACTTACTTATTCTTGACGAACCGACAAACCATTTAGACCTTGATATGATTGAATGGCTTGAAGGTTATTTTACTCAAGCCAAAATGAGTTTTTTTATGGTGACTCACGATAGGTATTTTTTAGAACGGGTGTGCAACCAAATTATGGAGCTCGACCAAGGCGAACTTTATACTTATAAAGGCAATTACAGCTATTATCTTGAAAAGCGAGAAGAACGACTACAACAGCAAGAAACCTCAACTGAAAAAGCCAAACAGCTTTTCAAAAAAGAACTGGGCTGGATGCGTCGTCAACCCAAAGCCCGAACCAGCAAATCAAAATCGCGTATAGATGATTTTGAAGACATTAAAAAACGGGCTCAACAACGCCGAAAAGACCACGAAATAGAGCTTGAAATCAATATGGAACGCCTCGGTACCAAGATTGTTGAATTTCATAATGTGTCTAAATCTTTTGACAACAATACTTTGTTTGAAAATTTTGATTATAATTTTAAACGTGGCGAACGCGTTGGAATCATCGGTAAAAACGGAAGCGGAAAATCTACATTCCTTAATATCTTAACTGAAAACCTTAAACCCGATACTGGCAAAGTAGTTTTAGGCGAAACTTTAAAGTTTGGTTATTACCGTCAAGGTGGTTTAGAGGTGAAACCCGGCAAAAAACTCATTGAAGTCATCAAAGATTTTGGCGAATACATTCCACTGGCTAAAGGCCGAAAAATATCAGCTTCGCAATTATTAGAACGTTTTTTGTTTGACCGTAAAAAGCAATACGACTATGTTGAAAAATTGAGTGGCGGCGAATTGAAACGCTTGTATTTATGTACGGTTTTAATACAAAATCCTAATTTTTTAATTCTCGATGAACCCACCAACGATTTGGATGTGGTGACGATTAATGTGCTTGAGAATTTTTTGATGGATTTTCCAGGTCGCTTGATTGTTGTCTCTCACGACCGTTATTTTATGGATAAAATCGTTGATCATTTGTTTGTATTTGAAAATGGAAACATCAGAGATTTTCCTGGCAATTATTCAGATTATAGACAATATGAAGCCCAAAAGCCAGCTGAGAAACTCGAACCCAAACCAACAACTTCAAAACCTCAAGAAAAAGAAAAACCCGAAAACAAACTCAGTTATCTCGAGCAAAAAGAACTCAAACAATTGGAAACCCAAATCAAAAATTTAGAAAAGGAAAAAGAAAAACTACAACAAGCTTTTCTAGAAGACTTATCGGCAGAAGATATTAAAGAAAATAGCATTAAGCTTCAAGAGATAGAAACAAATATTGATAAAAAAACGGAGAGGTGGTTTGAGTTGACAGACTAG
- a CDS encoding DUF4251 domain-containing protein has product MNRIITHKALNLLYLISILSLFWSCKTNQIAKAEAKANDLKILDSLYAKKDYHIKINVAYPFASVATTKVANELLRNTGNSANRIDVSGDGNFIKIQNDTVSGYLPFFGESRTSSGSYGGTDLAIQFEEPLKDLKKQINTEKPKLKLEFTTEQKRNNNEKYDVSIDIYPNKNVRVNIRPVHKTVMQYDGRLDEFSKD; this is encoded by the coding sequence ATGAATAGAATTATAACACATAAAGCACTGAATTTACTTTATTTGATAAGCATTTTGAGCTTGTTTTGGAGTTGTAAAACCAATCAAATTGCCAAAGCAGAAGCTAAGGCTAATGATTTAAAGATTTTGGATTCATTATATGCTAAAAAAGATTATCATATAAAAATAAATGTGGCTTATCCTTTTGCTTCAGTAGCAACCACAAAAGTAGCTAATGAATTGTTGAGAAACACAGGCAATTCTGCTAACAGAATAGATGTTAGTGGCGATGGCAATTTTATAAAAATACAAAACGATACCGTTTCAGGCTATTTGCCTTTTTTTGGAGAAAGTCGAACAAGTTCTGGCTCTTATGGTGGAACAGATCTCGCTATTCAATTTGAAGAACCTCTTAAGGATTTAAAAAAACAAATCAATACGGAAAAGCCTAAATTGAAATTAGAGTTTACAACAGAACAAAAAAGAAATAATAACGAAAAATATGACGTGTCAATAGATATTTACCCCAACAAAAATGTAAGGGTCAACATCAGACCTGTTCATAAAACTGTTATGCAGTATGATGGGCGATTGGATGAGTTTAGTAAAGATTAG
- the prmC gene encoding peptide chain release factor N(5)-glutamine methyltransferase — MNLKETQKKFHKTLSEIYPKSEIDTFFYWIVEDVLQLKRIDVSLNPDFEINEKDLKTIKSQMNRLQQNEPIQYILGHTEFYGMHFQVNPNVLIPRPETEDLVNWIVSDLKHQPKKHLLDIGTGSGRIAIALKKELPKCEISAFDISETALQMASENAKQNEVKINFVQQDILKLDSLPEDVDIMVSNPPYVRVLEKEQMCDNVLKFEPHQALFVKNNDALVFYRKIIELAITSSKCKTVYFEINQYLKEDLKKLIQPYDINKIEFRKDFRGNERMLKLLID; from the coding sequence ATGAATCTAAAAGAAACCCAAAAAAAGTTCCATAAAACCCTTTCAGAAATTTATCCTAAATCTGAAATCGACACGTTTTTTTATTGGATAGTTGAAGATGTTTTACAACTCAAACGTATTGATGTGAGTTTAAATCCTGATTTTGAAATCAATGAAAAGGATTTAAAAACGATTAAAAGTCAAATGAATCGTTTACAACAAAATGAACCGATTCAATATATCTTAGGACATACTGAATTTTACGGAATGCACTTTCAGGTTAATCCTAATGTTTTGATTCCACGACCTGAAACTGAAGATTTAGTTAACTGGATAGTTTCTGATTTAAAACATCAACCGAAAAAACACTTATTAGATATTGGCACAGGAAGTGGTCGCATTGCCATTGCTTTAAAAAAAGAATTGCCAAAATGTGAAATTTCAGCCTTTGATATTTCAGAAACTGCTCTTCAAATGGCTTCAGAAAACGCAAAACAAAATGAGGTAAAAATCAACTTTGTACAACAAGACATTTTAAAGCTTGACTCACTTCCAGAGGATGTTGATATTATGGTTTCAAATCCACCTTATGTCAGAGTTCTTGAAAAAGAACAGATGTGCGATAATGTCTTAAAATTTGAACCGCATCAAGCCTTGTTTGTCAAAAATAATGATGCTTTAGTGTTTTATAGAAAAATCATTGAGTTAGCCATAACTTCTTCGAAATGTAAAACTGTTTATTTTGAAATTAATCAATATTTAAAAGAGGATTTGAAAAAATTGATACAGCCTTACGACATTAATAAAATTGAGTTTCGTAAAGATTTTAGAGGCAATGAGCGTATGCTAAAGCTTTTGATTGATTAG
- the ribD gene encoding bifunctional diaminohydroxyphosphoribosylaminopyrimidine deaminase/5-amino-6-(5-phosphoribosylamino)uracil reductase RibD, with the protein MNIHEKYMKRCLDLAKNGLGQTYPNPMVGRVIVHKDKIIAEGWHQRAGQAHAEVNAINQIKDQSLIKHATLYVSLEPCSHYGKTPPCADLIIDKGFKKIVIGSIDPFAKVKGKGIQKLMAKGCEVVLGVLEDECLDLNKRFIMFHTHKRPYIILKWVESQDGFLSPFEFCRDQNQAPVWLTNTYSKQRVHQWRSQEQAILVGTHTALMDNPALTTRLWKGQNPLRIVIDKNLKIPKTSKIFSNEAQTLVFTSRQESDFKTTTFCQIDFKQPILPQLLNELHKRNIQSLLVEGGRVTLQEFINADLWDEARVFKSPKQLKLGTKSPIFKGQLIKSERIVEDELKFFKPIK; encoded by the coding sequence GTGAATATACACGAAAAATATATGAAACGCTGTTTAGATTTGGCTAAAAATGGTTTAGGTCAAACCTATCCAAACCCAATGGTGGGTCGCGTAATTGTGCATAAAGACAAAATCATTGCCGAAGGTTGGCATCAACGCGCTGGTCAAGCCCACGCCGAAGTCAATGCCATCAACCAAATTAAAGACCAAAGCCTTATCAAGCACGCCACATTATACGTCAGTTTAGAGCCTTGCAGTCACTACGGTAAAACACCGCCTTGTGCAGATTTAATCATAGACAAAGGTTTTAAAAAAATAGTCATCGGCAGTATTGATCCCTTTGCAAAAGTGAAAGGCAAAGGCATTCAAAAATTAATGGCTAAGGGTTGCGAAGTTGTTCTCGGCGTTTTGGAAGATGAATGTTTAGACCTCAACAAACGCTTTATCATGTTTCACACACACAAACGCCCTTATATTATTCTCAAGTGGGTAGAGTCTCAAGATGGGTTTTTAAGTCCATTTGAGTTTTGCAGAGACCAAAATCAAGCCCCAGTTTGGTTAACCAACACCTATTCAAAACAGCGGGTTCATCAATGGCGTAGCCAAGAGCAAGCTATTTTAGTAGGTACGCATACCGCTTTGATGGACAACCCAGCCTTGACCACAAGACTGTGGAAAGGTCAAAATCCACTCCGAATTGTCATTGATAAAAATTTAAAAATTCCTAAAACTTCCAAAATATTTTCTAACGAAGCCCAAACATTAGTGTTTACAAGTCGTCAAGAATCAGACTTTAAGACCACAACATTTTGTCAGATAGATTTTAAACAACCGATATTACCTCAACTCTTAAACGAACTTCACAAAAGAAACATCCAGTCTCTGCTCGTAGAAGGCGGACGAGTTACGCTACAGGAATTTATAAACGCCGATTTATGGGACGAAGCTCGTGTTTTCAAAAGTCCAAAACAACTCAAACTCGGCACAAAATCACCGATTTTTAAAGGTCAACTGATCAAATCTGAACGAATAGTTGAAGATGAATTGAAATTTTTCAAGCCTATAAAATAA
- a CDS encoding GNAT family N-acetyltransferase, whose amino-acid sequence MSQSIAIRPIQKKDNQATAEMIRYVLIEQNAPKTGTAYEDKALDDLYETYKDERAVYYILTENDEIIGGAGIQALDDDDSICELQKMYFHPKARGRGLGQQMIEQCLRFAKNQGYKSCYIETLPSMKAAQKRYLRNGFEYIDYKLGQTGHHACTVWMLKEL is encoded by the coding sequence ATGAGTCAAAGCATTGCAATTCGACCGATTCAAAAAAAAGATAATCAAGCCACTGCAGAGATGATTCGTTATGTTCTCATCGAGCAAAACGCTCCAAAAACAGGCACGGCTTATGAAGACAAAGCACTTGATGATTTGTATGAAACTTACAAAGACGAACGTGCGGTTTACTATATTTTGACTGAAAATGATGAAATCATTGGCGGTGCTGGCATTCAGGCTTTGGATGATGATGACAGTATCTGCGAATTACAAAAAATGTATTTTCATCCCAAAGCCCGTGGTAGAGGACTTGGACAGCAAATGATAGAACAGTGTTTGAGATTTGCAAAAAATCAAGGCTATAAATCTTGTTATATAGAAACTTTGCCGAGTATGAAAGCTGCACAAAAACGTTATCTTAGAAATGGGTTTGAGTATATTGATTACAAATTGGGACAAACCGGTCATCACGCTTGTACGGTTTGGATGTTGAAAGAATTGTAA
- a CDS encoding lipoprotein signal peptidase: MNLKKSIWFIIVILIIDQISKIYIKTHFKLYESVEVFSWFQILFIENEGMAWGAKIPGDYGKIILTVFRLFAIVGIGWWLWDSTRKKAPKILLIAISLIFAGAMGNIIDSVFYGTIFSDSLDQVATMFPEGGGYAPILKGKVVDMLYFPIYDDILPSWIPIWGGERFVFFEPVFNIADTAISTGFGILLVFHKKAFPKKDKTS, encoded by the coding sequence ATGAACTTAAAAAAATCAATCTGGTTTATAATCGTGATTTTAATTATAGACCAGATTTCTAAAATTTATATCAAAACCCATTTCAAACTGTATGAAAGCGTTGAAGTGTTTTCCTGGTTTCAGATTCTTTTTATAGAAAATGAAGGAATGGCTTGGGGAGCAAAAATTCCGGGTGATTATGGCAAAATCATACTCACTGTATTTCGCCTATTTGCTATTGTTGGCATTGGTTGGTGGTTATGGGATTCGACTCGAAAAAAAGCACCAAAAATCTTGTTAATTGCCATCAGCTTGATATTTGCTGGTGCGATGGGCAATATTATCGATTCTGTGTTTTATGGGACTATTTTTAGTGACAGTTTAGATCAAGTAGCTACTATGTTTCCAGAAGGTGGTGGTTACGCACCTATACTCAAGGGCAAAGTTGTTGACATGCTTTATTTTCCAATTTACGATGATATTTTACCGAGCTGGATTCCCATTTGGGGTGGCGAACGCTTTGTGTTTTTTGAACCTGTTTTCAACATTGCTGATACGGCTATAAGCACAGGTTTTGGAATTCTGTTGGTATTTCACAAAAAAGCTTTCCCAAAAAAAGATAAGACCTCTTAA
- the hflX gene encoding GTPase HflX, with the protein MLEPKKTEYETAVLIGIINQYQDEDKSDEYLDELEFLTYTAGGEVLKRFQQKLDKPNPKTFIGSGKMEEVREFVNANNIGAAIFDDELSPAQQKNIEKILKCKVVDRTYLILDIFAQRAQTSYARTQVELAQYEYLLPRLSGLWTHLERQRGGIGMRGPGETEIETDRRIVRDKISLLKKKLKTIDKQMAVQRGNRGSLVRVALVGYTNVGKSTLMNIISKSDIFAENKLFATLDTTVRKVVIRNLPFLLSDTVGFIRKLPTQLVESFKSTLDEVREADLLLHVVDISHPQFQDHIESVNQTLSEIDAKDKPCLMVFNKIDQYQAESFDEDDLINEKTEKHFSLKDWKNTWMNKVGDDAIFISAIKKQNITSFRRKVYKKVRSIHVTRFPYNNFLYPELKDLENES; encoded by the coding sequence ATGCTTGAACCCAAAAAAACCGAATACGAAACAGCAGTTCTTATTGGTATCATCAACCAATACCAAGACGAAGACAAGTCAGACGAATATCTCGACGAACTCGAGTTTTTAACCTACACCGCAGGTGGCGAAGTCCTTAAACGCTTTCAGCAAAAGTTAGACAAACCCAATCCCAAAACCTTTATCGGTTCTGGAAAAATGGAAGAAGTCCGTGAATTTGTCAATGCCAACAACATTGGAGCCGCTATTTTTGACGACGAGCTTTCACCTGCTCAACAAAAAAACATCGAGAAAATACTCAAATGCAAAGTCGTTGACCGAACTTATCTCATCCTTGATATCTTCGCACAACGTGCCCAAACCAGCTATGCCAGAACACAAGTTGAACTGGCTCAATATGAATATTTGTTGCCAAGATTATCAGGTCTGTGGACACACCTTGAACGCCAACGCGGTGGTATCGGTATGCGTGGTCCTGGAGAAACCGAAATCGAAACCGACCGCCGTATCGTAAGAGACAAAATATCTTTACTCAAGAAAAAGCTCAAAACCATCGACAAACAAATGGCCGTTCAACGTGGCAATCGTGGTAGCCTTGTCCGTGTAGCACTTGTAGGTTACACCAACGTAGGCAAATCTACCTTGATGAATATCATCAGTAAAAGCGATATCTTTGCCGAAAACAAACTCTTTGCCACGCTCGACACCACGGTAAGAAAAGTCGTTATCCGCAACCTGCCTTTTTTGTTGTCAGACACTGTGGGTTTCATTCGCAAACTGCCAACTCAACTTGTAGAATCGTTCAAATCCACGCTTGACGAAGTGCGTGAAGCCGATTTATTGCTTCACGTGGTTGACATTTCGCACCCACAATTTCAAGACCACATCGAGTCTGTCAACCAAACACTTAGCGAAATTGACGCCAAGGACAAACCTTGCCTTATGGTTTTCAACAAAATAGACCAATACCAAGCCGAAAGCTTCGACGAAGATGACCTCATCAACGAAAAAACCGAAAAACACTTTAGCCTTAAAGATTGGAAAAATACTTGGATGAACAAAGTTGGCGACGATGCCATTTTCATCTCAGCCATCAAAAAACAAAACATTACATCCTTTAGACGAAAGGTATATAAAAAAGTGCGTTCCATTCACGTAACGCGATTTCCCTACAACAATTTTCTCTATCCCGAACTTAAAGATTTAGAAAACGAATCCTAG
- a CDS encoding SDR family oxidoreductase: protein MDLQLKNKIAFVAGASQGMGATVAEELSREGAIVYACARTKESIQEKTKNIQGQTGNKVIPLVCDVTNESDIIKAFDIIHEQQGKLDLLFTNSGAPSAGNLSSLSSEDWENGYTTIIASVRHLCYHALKILSDKGSIVLNTSSYIRQPSVDYTLASNLRLAVAGMVKTFSEELAPKGIRVNGIAPGYTNTEVVAKYVEMVANEKSQNIEETEKQMAANIPLGRFATPEEIGRVATFLLSPATSFVTGSIWTVDGGESKFPI from the coding sequence ATGGATTTACAACTTAAGAATAAAATAGCCTTTGTGGCTGGAGCCAGCCAGGGTATGGGAGCGACTGTAGCTGAAGAGCTATCCAGGGAAGGAGCAATAGTTTATGCATGTGCACGCACAAAAGAAAGTATTCAAGAAAAAACAAAAAATATTCAAGGGCAAACTGGAAACAAAGTCATTCCTTTAGTATGCGACGTTACTAACGAAAGCGACATAATTAAAGCTTTTGATATAATACATGAACAACAAGGAAAACTGGATTTGCTTTTCACAAATTCAGGAGCCCCTTCTGCGGGAAATCTATCTTCCCTTTCTTCCGAAGATTGGGAAAATGGTTACACGACCATTATAGCATCTGTGAGGCATCTCTGTTACCATGCCTTGAAAATTCTTAGTGATAAAGGGAGTATTGTGCTCAATACTTCAAGTTATATACGGCAACCGTCCGTAGATTACACACTGGCTTCCAATCTACGACTAGCTGTGGCTGGTATGGTCAAAACTTTTTCAGAAGAATTGGCGCCTAAGGGTATTCGGGTAAATGGTATTGCCCCGGGATATACCAATACCGAAGTTGTGGCTAAATACGTAGAGATGGTGGCAAATGAAAAAAGTCAAAACATAGAAGAGACAGAAAAACAAATGGCGGCAAACATTCCTTTAGGTCGTTTTGCGACACCGGAAGAGATTGGTAGAGTAGCAACTTTTTTGCTTTCTCCAGCGACTTCCTTTGTCACTGGATCAATATGGACTGTTGATGGTGGAGAGTCTAAATTCCCAATTTAG
- a CDS encoding twin-arginine translocase TatA/TatE family subunit encodes MTNIVFFISGSEIAVVFFIVLLIFGADKVPEIARTLGKTIKSIREATDDIKYEITKESYKVKDTGVDLKNEVKQQAKSLEKEGQSLKEDIEEKIGPIKRQF; translated from the coding sequence ATGACTAATATTGTATTTTTTATTAGCGGTAGTGAGATTGCCGTGGTTTTTTTTATTGTGTTGTTGATATTTGGTGCTGACAAAGTTCCTGAAATTGCAAGAACTTTAGGCAAAACCATAAAATCAATACGCGAGGCTACTGATGATATAAAATATGAAATTACAAAAGAATCTTATAAAGTCAAAGATACGGGAGTTGACTTAAAAAATGAAGTCAAACAGCAAGCCAAATCTCTTGAAAAAGAAGGACAATCTTTAAAAGAAGATATTGAAGAAAAAATTGGACCAATCAAAAGACAATTTTAA
- a CDS encoding NAD(P)-dependent oxidoreductase: MKNSRHIISVSNKVSDEEFEYYKKELDGIAEVHFLNGLSAEIQNKKLKDSDILIARNPTVELPEVEDRAFKGIRFIQLLSAGYDHLDFSRFPQDTIVAGNMGAYAKPMAEHGVGMILSLVKNLRLRHEEMKHGEFNQFESKSMLIDQKVCGIIGFGGIGKRIGQIMKSAFDCKIFAINTSGKSKEKTDWVGTLDELDFLLSNSDFVVITIPLTEKTNNLISHAELSKMKDNAILVNLARGQIIEEEPLFQKLKATPTFKAAIDAWWIEPFFVNKFELNFPFLELPNVLGSPHNSAMVEGVLLHSSKMGIRNVKKYITTGKAEKILDLSNHKTFYRKP, encoded by the coding sequence ATGAAAAACTCAAGGCATATTATTTCAGTCAGCAATAAAGTAAGTGATGAGGAGTTTGAATACTATAAAAAGGAACTTGATGGAATAGCAGAAGTTCATTTTCTTAATGGCTTATCAGCAGAAATTCAGAATAAAAAACTCAAAGACTCGGACATTTTAATTGCTCGAAATCCCACCGTTGAACTACCCGAAGTGGAGGATCGAGCCTTTAAAGGAATTCGGTTTATCCAACTCCTTTCGGCTGGTTATGACCATCTGGATTTTAGCAGGTTTCCTCAGGACACCATTGTAGCTGGTAATATGGGTGCCTATGCAAAGCCAATGGCAGAGCATGGAGTGGGTATGATTTTATCATTGGTCAAAAATCTAAGACTAAGGCATGAAGAAATGAAACATGGAGAATTCAATCAATTTGAGAGTAAATCAATGTTGATTGATCAAAAAGTTTGTGGAATAATTGGTTTTGGAGGTATTGGAAAGCGTATTGGACAAATAATGAAGTCTGCTTTTGATTGTAAAATATTCGCCATAAATACCAGTGGTAAGAGTAAAGAAAAAACCGACTGGGTTGGAACACTGGATGAATTGGATTTCCTGCTCTCTAATTCAGATTTTGTGGTCATTACAATCCCGCTAACAGAAAAGACTAATAATCTTATTAGTCACGCAGAACTCAGTAAAATGAAAGATAACGCTATCCTGGTCAATCTGGCTCGGGGACAAATCATTGAGGAAGAACCTTTATTCCAAAAGCTTAAAGCGACCCCTACTTTCAAGGCGGCTATAGATGCCTGGTGGATAGAACCTTTTTTTGTAAATAAATTTGAATTGAATTTTCCGTTTTTAGAATTACCAAACGTCCTGGGATCTCCGCACAATTCAGCAATGGTTGAAGGAGTGCTGTTGCATTCAAGTAAGATGGGAATAAGGAATGTGAAAAAGTATATCACCACAGGAAAAGCGGAAAAAATCCTGGATCTGTCCAACCATAAAACTTTTTATAGAAAACCATGA
- a CDS encoding IS4 family transposase, with translation MNKSKNFSGQPIIKQVLNFILPNDVYRTAEKHNSDRYTKKFTTYEHLVTMIFTVISGCSSLREVSSIMLACEGKINHLGLKDFPKRSTLSDANRRRSSSVFADIYHLLYKRYHRFLSDSRTYEPAVKDLKIVDSSTITLFSDILKGVGRNSLNGKKKGGIKMHTMINAMEDVPCLIKFSNAATHDHTFLKDLELKKGSYVVFDKGYVDYKQYQKWTLENIYFVTRQKDNARYTSLEEFDIPDTVDDAVLKDEKIELKDNDGKPFYLRRIAFWYDKHQKVYEFITNNYELQADKIAEIYKNRWQIETMFKRLKQNFPLKYFLGDNQNAIEIQIWVSLIIQLIMLVIQRKAERKWAYSNMMSVIRYHLMTYIDLFKFLKNPEAKWEDITTKNIGQLSLFDP, from the coding sequence ATGAACAAAAGTAAAAATTTCAGCGGTCAACCCATTATCAAACAGGTTTTAAATTTTATTTTACCCAACGATGTTTATCGGACAGCCGAAAAGCATAACAGCGACAGATACACTAAAAAGTTCACTACTTATGAGCATTTAGTTACTATGATTTTCACTGTCATTAGTGGTTGTAGCTCGCTTCGTGAAGTATCGAGTATTATGCTTGCTTGTGAAGGAAAAATCAACCATTTGGGGCTAAAAGATTTCCCAAAGCGAAGCACATTATCTGACGCCAACAGGAGAAGAAGCTCATCAGTATTTGCTGATATTTACCATTTACTCTATAAACGTTACCACCGATTTTTGTCGGACAGCAGAACTTATGAACCAGCTGTAAAAGACCTTAAAATTGTTGATTCATCAACTATAACACTCTTTAGTGACATTCTTAAAGGTGTAGGTAGAAACTCACTCAACGGCAAAAAGAAAGGTGGTATCAAGATGCACACTATGATAAATGCTATGGAAGATGTGCCCTGTCTGATAAAGTTCTCAAATGCCGCAACCCATGACCATACCTTTTTAAAGGATCTTGAACTCAAGAAAGGTTCTTATGTCGTCTTTGATAAAGGTTATGTGGATTATAAACAATACCAAAAATGGACCTTAGAGAATATTTACTTTGTGACCAGACAAAAAGACAATGCCCGTTATACAAGCCTTGAAGAGTTTGATATTCCCGACACGGTAGATGATGCTGTCCTAAAGGACGAAAAAATAGAACTCAAAGACAATGACGGTAAGCCATTTTACCTTAGAAGAATAGCTTTTTGGTACGATAAACACCAAAAAGTTTATGAGTTCATTACCAACAATTATGAACTTCAGGCAGATAAAATTGCCGAGATCTACAAGAACAGGTGGCAAATCGAGACTATGTTCAAACGCCTTAAACAAAACTTCCCGCTAAAGTATTTTCTTGGAGATAATCAAAATGCCATCGAGATACAGATATGGGTCAGCTTAATCATACAACTAATAATGCTTGTCATTCAGAGAAAAGCAGAAAGAAAATGGGCATATTCTAATATGATGTCCGTGATACGATATCATTTAATGACCTATATTGATTTGTTCAAATTCCTTAAAAATCCAGAAGCAAAATGGGAAGATATTACAACAAAAAATATAGGTCAATTAAGCCTTTTTGACCCATAA